From Brevibacillus marinus, a single genomic window includes:
- a CDS encoding aminotransferase class I/II-fold pyridoxal phosphate-dependent enzyme, translating to MRVETRLVQIGVGRDTTTGAISFPIYHSTAYRHPALGESTGYDYTRTTNPTRAVVEEAIAMLEGGEAGFACASGMAAIQTLMGLFAQGDHLVVSLDLYGGTYRLFEQVWKRFGLSFDYVDLREPERLRAAIRPESKAILVETPTNPLMQVSDLSALAAIAAEYGLLLIVDNTFLTPYFQRPLELGADIVLHSATKYLGGHNDVLAGLIVTKGGELTERVRFLHNSLGAVLGPQESWLLLRGMKTLALRMERHQQNAFAVARFLSSHPAVSEVFYPGLPEHPGHQLQSRQASGYGGMVSFRVRSAQMVAAFLRELQLISFAESLGGVESLCTYPATQTHADIPPDIRTATGVCDRLLRLSIGIEHVDDLLADLGQALDKALQAGGDER from the coding sequence ATGAGAGTAGAAACCAGACTGGTACAGATTGGCGTGGGCCGCGACACGACGACAGGGGCGATCAGCTTCCCGATCTATCATTCGACCGCGTATCGCCATCCGGCGCTCGGCGAGAGCACAGGCTACGACTATACGCGAACCACCAATCCGACGCGCGCCGTTGTGGAAGAGGCGATCGCCATGCTGGAGGGAGGCGAGGCGGGGTTTGCCTGCGCCTCCGGCATGGCCGCGATCCAGACGTTGATGGGTTTGTTTGCGCAAGGGGATCACCTGGTCGTCTCCCTCGACCTGTACGGCGGGACGTATCGCTTGTTCGAACAAGTGTGGAAGCGTTTCGGATTGTCGTTCGACTATGTGGACCTGCGGGAGCCAGAACGGCTGCGCGCGGCGATTCGCCCGGAGAGCAAAGCGATTTTGGTCGAGACCCCCACCAATCCGCTGATGCAGGTCAGCGATCTGTCCGCGCTGGCGGCGATCGCAGCGGAGTACGGGCTGCTGCTGATCGTCGACAACACCTTTCTGACGCCTTATTTTCAGCGGCCGCTGGAGTTGGGGGCGGACATTGTCCTGCACAGCGCGACCAAGTACCTGGGCGGCCATAATGATGTTCTGGCCGGTTTGATCGTAACCAAGGGAGGCGAGCTAACCGAACGGGTTCGCTTTCTGCACAACTCGCTCGGCGCGGTGCTGGGGCCGCAGGAGAGCTGGCTATTGCTGCGCGGCATGAAGACGCTCGCCCTGCGGATGGAACGTCACCAGCAAAATGCGTTCGCGGTGGCGCGTTTCTTATCCAGCCATCCGGCGGTCAGCGAGGTGTTTTATCCGGGTCTGCCGGAGCATCCGGGGCACCAGCTGCAGAGCCGCCAGGCCTCCGGTTACGGGGGGATGGTGTCCTTCCGCGTGCGCAGCGCGCAGATGGTGGCCGCGTTTCTGCGCGAACTGCAGCTGATCTCCTTCGCCGAAAGCTTAGGCGGGGTGGAATCGCTCTGCACCTACCCGGCGACGCAGACCCATGCCGATATCCCGCCGGACATCCGCACCGCGACCGGCGTCTGCGACCGCCTGCTGCGGCTGTCGATCGGGATTGAACATGTCGATGATTTGCTTGCCGATCTCGGGCAGGCACTGGACAAAGCGCTGCAAGCGGGAGGGGATGAGCGATGA
- a CDS encoding trans-sulfuration enzyme family protein — MNFATRVLHGTSSTDPVTGASSIPIYQASTFHQADLNQPGEYDYARSGNPTRRALEELIAHLEGGTRGFAFASGMAAISSVFLLFSSGDHLIVSEDVYGGTYRVLTEILARLGVQVTFVDTTDPEAVRAAIRPNTRGLYLETPSNPTLKVSDLALLSRLAKERGLLTIVDNTFLTPYYQRPLELGADIVVHSATKFIGGHSDVVAGLVVTGDERIGKQLYAIQNGFGSILGVQDCWLVMRGLKTLKARLDVSSQSAAVIARWLARHPLVERVYYPGLPEHQGHALQARQASGFGAVLSFDLGCRERVKALLEAVRLPLVAVSLGAVETILSYPAQMSHASMPPAERCRRGITDGLLRLSVGLEDVDDLLADLEQALAAASGVKV, encoded by the coding sequence ATGAACTTTGCCACCCGAGTGTTGCACGGTACCAGCAGCACAGACCCGGTTACGGGGGCTTCCAGCATTCCGATCTATCAGGCGTCCACGTTTCACCAGGCCGATCTGAATCAGCCGGGGGAATACGATTACGCTCGTTCCGGCAACCCGACGCGGCGGGCGCTGGAGGAGCTGATCGCCCATCTGGAAGGCGGGACGCGCGGGTTTGCGTTTGCTTCCGGCATGGCGGCGATCTCCAGCGTGTTTTTGCTGTTTTCCAGCGGGGATCACCTGATCGTGTCCGAAGATGTGTACGGCGGTACATACCGCGTCCTCACGGAGATTCTCGCCCGGCTCGGCGTGCAGGTGACGTTTGTCGACACGACCGATCCGGAGGCTGTGCGCGCGGCGATCCGCCCCAACACGCGGGGCCTGTACCTGGAGACGCCGTCCAATCCGACGCTGAAAGTGAGCGATCTGGCTCTGTTGAGCCGGCTGGCGAAGGAGAGGGGGTTGCTGACGATCGTCGACAACACCTTCCTCACTCCCTATTACCAGCGGCCGCTGGAGCTGGGGGCCGATATCGTGGTGCACAGCGCCACCAAGTTCATCGGCGGTCACAGCGATGTGGTGGCGGGATTGGTGGTGACGGGTGACGAGCGCATCGGCAAGCAGCTCTACGCGATCCAAAACGGGTTTGGGTCGATTCTCGGCGTCCAGGACTGTTGGTTGGTCATGCGCGGCTTGAAAACCTTGAAAGCGCGGTTGGACGTCAGTTCGCAAAGTGCCGCCGTGATCGCCCGCTGGCTCGCCCGGCATCCGCTGGTGGAGCGCGTCTACTACCCCGGCCTGCCCGAACATCAGGGGCACGCCCTGCAGGCGCGTCAGGCAAGCGGCTTCGGAGCCGTCCTTTCGTTTGATCTGGGCTGCCGGGAGCGGGTGAAGGCGCTGCTGGAAGCGGTGCGGCTGCCGCTGGTCGCGGTGAGTCTGGGCGCGGTGGAAACGATTCTCTCCTATCCGGCGCAGATGTCGCACGCTTCCATGCCGCCCGCGGAACGATGTCGGCGAGGGATTACCGATGGGCTGCTGCGGCTGTCCGTGGGGCTGGAGGACGTGGACGATTTGCTCGCCGACCTGGAGCAGGCGCTGGCCGCTGCTTCCGGCGTCAAGGTGTGA
- the ltrA gene encoding group II intron reverse transcriptase/maturase, with protein sequence MDLLEKVLSRDNLKAALKRVEANKGAPGIDGVSTEQLRDYLREHWATIRSQIEAGTYKPSPVRRVEIPKPDGGVRLLGIPTVVDRFIQQAILQVLTPIFDPDFSDSSFGFRPRRRAHDAVRKAQQFIQEGYQYVLDLDLEKFFDRVNHDILMSRVARRVKDKRLLKLIRAYLQSGVMINGVCVTTEEGTPQGGPLSPLLANILLDDLDKELEKRGHRFCRYADDCNIYVRTKRAGERVKASVERYLTRVLKLKVNQQKSAVDKPCKRKFLGFSFAPGKEARIRLHPKSIIRLKERIRRLTNPHWSISMQERIQKLNQSLMGWIGYFALAEAKTHLLRIEEWLRRRLRLCLWTQWKRVRTRYRELRSLGLSHSRAREIANTRKGAWRTTKTPHMHKALGIAYWQQQGLMSLIQRYFTLRQAW encoded by the coding sequence ATGGACCTGCTGGAGAAGGTCCTGTCACGGGACAACCTCAAAGCCGCCCTCAAACGGGTGGAAGCCAACAAAGGTGCTCCGGGAATCGACGGTGTCTCAACCGAACAACTGCGCGACTACCTTCGCGAGCACTGGGCGACCATACGGTCGCAAATCGAGGCGGGAACTTATAAACCGTCTCCTGTCCGCAGGGTCGAAATCCCGAAACCTGACGGAGGAGTGCGGTTGTTAGGCATCCCTACCGTGGTGGATCGCTTCATCCAGCAGGCCATCCTGCAGGTATTGACTCCCATCTTTGACCCGGATTTCTCCGACTCCAGCTTCGGATTTCGCCCAAGACGTCGTGCCCACGACGCGGTGAGGAAGGCGCAGCAGTTCATTCAGGAAGGATACCAGTATGTGCTCGACCTTGACCTGGAGAAGTTCTTCGACCGGGTCAACCATGACATCCTGATGAGCCGGGTAGCTCGCAGAGTGAAGGACAAGCGTCTCCTGAAACTTATCCGTGCTTACCTGCAATCCGGGGTGATGATCAACGGAGTGTGCGTCACGACGGAGGAGGGAACACCGCAAGGTGGCCCCTTAAGTCCATTGCTGGCCAACATTCTGCTGGACGACTTGGACAAGGAGCTGGAAAAGAGAGGACACCGGTTCTGCCGGTATGCGGACGATTGCAACATTTATGTCCGCACAAAACGCGCGGGGGAACGGGTAAAGGCGAGTGTGGAGCGATACTTGACCAGGGTACTCAAACTCAAGGTGAACCAACAGAAAAGTGCAGTGGATAAACCGTGCAAGCGAAAGTTTCTCGGATTCAGCTTCGCTCCGGGCAAAGAAGCACGGATACGCCTGCACCCCAAATCGATCATCCGGTTGAAAGAACGGATTCGCCGATTGACCAACCCGCACTGGAGCATTTCCATGCAGGAGCGAATTCAAAAACTCAACCAATCCCTCATGGGATGGATCGGGTATTTTGCGTTGGCCGAGGCGAAAACCCATCTCCTGCGAATCGAGGAATGGCTTCGCCGAAGGCTCCGGCTCTGCCTGTGGACGCAGTGGAAACGAGTCCGTACGCGTTACCGCGAACTTCGTTCGCTTGGTCTTTCCCACAGCAGAGCACGAGAAATTGCAAACACCCGCAAGGGGGCATGGCGGACGACAAAAACTCCGCACATGCACAAAGCCCTTGGCATTGCCTATTGGCAACAACAAGGGCTGATGAGTTTGATACAGCGATATTTCACACTTCGTCAAGCTTGGTGA
- a CDS encoding DUF3906 family protein — MFLYKLEVLTDSVGSYVAVVLADSDEKAFAYAESQLNRQHLIPPAIREISLVEKKYVERGKGYIIKTTEE, encoded by the coding sequence ATGTTTCTCTACAAGCTGGAAGTGCTGACCGATTCGGTCGGTTCCTATGTGGCCGTGGTGCTTGCCGACTCCGATGAAAAAGCGTTTGCTTACGCGGAAAGTCAGCTCAACCGGCAGCACCTGATCCCGCCAGCCATTCGGGAGATCTCGCTGGTGGAAAAAAAGTACGTCGAGCGGGGAAAAGGCTACATCATCAAAACAACCGAGGAATAA